In Papaver somniferum cultivar HN1 chromosome 9, ASM357369v1, whole genome shotgun sequence, the genomic stretch AGACAagattctaagtaatcataatggaattcttttattattttatcaaGTTCTTGAATCGGTTACAAGATaatacaatgactttacttgctctctaaattatatttctctctcttaatttcttATCTACCACTCATCTCAGATCCCCCCAATACACAGGTTCCTTCCCCTTATATACGgtactacatagtggatgacagctaatagatcctcTATTTTCGGAATCtctgtgcgttacaatcgcttATGTACATTCATTCAAATTCGCATACTTTACACcttcgcacagatcatcacactttacttgtgactatgctgacatcattaaTCAAGTCATCCTCATTTTAACATGTGTGATGGTCTTCGCTTAAGGTAGatgacctttacttcgcatacaTAATAAATGtgtgatatttcactcctacagtcTCCTTTTAAGTAGTCGGGTCGACAGATCGAAGGGCCCGAAGGATCCGAAGAGAGGGAGTACCTCTTATGGCCACTTTTTTTTATAAATTGAAACCTCACATAAATTTGCAATTTCATAAACAGTAATTCTGCTCAACCCACAAAGTCAAACCCACCGCTGATGTGGCGCTAACGTGGTTGATTTCTCCATTTccttaggtttttctttttcgttCCGTTTTTTCTCTGTCGTTTACGTTCACTCTGTTTGCAAAGACAAAATAGCAAGTTTTTTCTCCGTTACTCTCTCTTTGGTACCAAATATGTAGAAGAAGTAGAAGCAGCGGGAGACTAAGCAAAGAAGTTTTTTGCGTTACCAGCAAGAATCTCCATTTTAATTACTACTAGGAGGTAGTGATCTGCTTGGGTTTTCCTTCCATTCTTGGTTTTGGTCTGTAATTTCCCTTTAAAATGAGGTTTATTAAGATGGGTACATACAATGTCTAACTTATGGAGAGACATGTAATCGACGTGATCCTCAGAATTTCCAGATTAATAATATGCAACTgtgtatttttttatgttttcttttgctttgtcttttgTCTTTCTAGCTAATGCCAATGTACTTGGTTGTTTTAGAATCTGTACGCTTCTTTTCTAGGCGCTCCAAAGTATTTTTGTTGTAATCTACCATGACCTGTAGAGTTGGCAGACTTCATAGTGTAGCCTTTGCAGAATACATCCAAAATAAAGTCCTTTATATTGACGCATGTTCGAAAAGAACAACATACCATTTTGAATGAATTTTCCTATATTTCATATGCATTTTAATAGATTCAATTTTCTGTGAACATTTTGGATAATTGGTTTGCTAAATCCACAAACCCAAAATCCAATTTCTATCTCTATTGCTCTTTGGCTAAATACTAATCACTTATTTGATTCATCACAACTGATCCATTCACGATTCTGGCTAACATTTTTCATAGCAATGATATGCTCATAATGAATGTCTTTCGTTGTTTTTTTTGACCTCCAGCACCTGAATGAATAATTTCTTCTAGACCACTATCTCAAGTTAGGTTTAACTAGACTGAATGAATGAAGTCTTAACAAAATGTTTGAGGTTAAGCAAGGCGGATTAATTTTCCCATTTAGGTTGCTCTTTTAGGTACACTCTTGCTGGGTTACTCTCTTTTAGGGGTTGGTAGTGAGAGTTAGAGAAGAAGATTAAATATACTATATGTGTGGTAGGAAGGCAACCAATCTTATGTTCAGGGGCTTTTTATTGGTTTTTCCAAGCCAACCGAATAAAAACGGCAGAGAAAATCGAAGTcgccagaagaaagaagaaaacctaagAAAATGGAAAAGTCAAATACGTCAGCGCCACATCAGCGGTGGGTTTGATAGTGAGTTTGACTTGGTGGGCTAAATAGAATTATTATTTCATAAAAATATTTTGGTTGTTTGCACTTTATAAAAAAATATACGCAATGAgtataaacaacaatatcaaatttggagtttttacgaaaaaatcggaggtatttatcattttagacaaaattttagaaaattatatgtatatccattatgcaaactaccacaaaggatgcataatactttatgtagctatattttggtttatgcatctaaCTGATTTTCCGTTGCAACTCATAAAactatgtactccctccgtttcaaaaaaaagtgatactttcacttcaggcataattttcgaaaatttagtgcatagccattatgcaaagcaccacaaaggatacataacaCATTATCCAATCATCGACTAATtttctgtttcaggaaaagtgatatttttccgTTTCAGTAAAAGAGATATTTCACCTTTTCAATTTCCCtgtgtttcaggaaaagtgatcacTTTATCAATTTGGCCCATTATTAGGCAAAATGAAACTATGATAATAACAATTTTCCTAAAACGAAGATAGTATATGCCTATTGGCGGAAATTGTTATTTGCTTCGTTTTTCTTCGGTCGGTCTAGTATAGTTCACAATAATTAGTAAAGAACCAACATTTTGTTAAGCCCAGTAAACTAAAGCAAAGTTTTAATCCCTTGTTAGCAAATTACATATAGCAAGAGAGTAATTGCCATAACTTTCCATGATTTTATCACTTAACCAGTTTAGAGATGGCATATGCAATTTGATTGTCATCTCCACTAATGAAACAGAAATTACAAACTCGAAAGAATGACTAAGATGGTTTAGGCAGTCGCACCTCAATGAGAGAAAACAGCTGGCAAGTTAGTATTTGCATATGGGATGACAACTTTTTGTAGATAATTAAGCTGCCATTTCCAAATAGCATAATTTTGTACAAGAACTGCTTTCACTGAGCCAAATTAAGATCACAAAACTGAGGAAAAATTCTTTTTGTGTTTCCGTTTCAGTTACAATACTCTACATCAACTACTTCACTTTGATACTTCAGGAGATAGTGCTGTTACTTGCCATATATCCTCACTGCTTCGGCAAGATAATTTAGGAACTACGCCACATATTCAATTAATTAGATTAGATAAATATCAAACATAAACATGTAGCTTCAATCCCTGCAACAGCCATGActtataacatatatatatacacgcaCAGTGGCGAATCCAGAACAAAATTTTACTAGGGCACATTTTATTCTCCAAGAACATAACTAAAATCGTAGCGAAAAAGAATCTCACACATCAGCACAGAAGTAAACTAAATACCATAAAGTTCATTCAAACCGAAATGTAAGTACGTTACTGAATATAAAACTTGTAAAGAAAAGAAAGTTTGATCTAGATAAATCACCAATTAAAACTCAATAGAAACACGCAACTTCTATGTCTGCCCGCGACGACTGCACATATTCTGAAACCTTTTCATGACAATATCATCTCCGATCAGATCGCATAAGTGGCTCTCAATGTAGCAAATCAAAATGTCATTCAACCTTTCGTCCCCCAATCGATTACGCAAGCGATTCTTTACAATTTTCATAGAAGAAAATACCCTTTCTACGGTGGAAGTAGCAACTGGTAGAAGTAATGCTAATGTGAGAAGTAAGTAAACCAAAGGGTACACTTCATCCTTTTTAGTCTCTACCATTTTGATTGCGAGATCAGTAATTCCATTCAATTCTGAAAAGTCATTGCTGGACCTTACATCCGCAATGTAATTTAGTAGTTGATCTTCTAGTAACACAAGTTGAGTAGGAGAAAAATCTCTTGGGTAAAACCGAGCAAAatgaatcagtttatctttgtcaAATCTAGAGAATGAGTCTCTTGGACTTAAGCATGCCACAGAAAGAAGTAATTCAGTGTTCGTCTCGGTGAAGCGATTGTTTAGTTCTTGAAGTTGCATATCTATGACTGTGTATAAATACTCAACTtgataatgatacaaattagttaCCTCTTGAGTATTACGCCTTGGTCGACCCTCTCGTTGGAACACATCATTCATATCAGGAACTTTGATGCGGTGCCTTGCACTAAAAGAGGATACTTCTGACAATAATGAATCCCATTCGTTATCTCTCATTATCTGGAGTCGTTCCCTGCATATTGTAACTAATTTCATGGCATTGAAAATGTCTTGATCTTTTTTCTGCAATGCCTTCGACAGATCATTTGTAATTCTCAGAATCTTTTTCATCAAGTGCAAgctgaaaataaaattgaaattttgCAAAGAATCTAGGAGAACCTTAGCTTCAAATTTCTTATCAGAATCCACTGCTAAATATTCCAAAAGTGTTATAACAGATGAGAATATATTAATCAAGCTTGCTATCGTATTGTGATGTGAATCCCAACGCGTGTCACCAGCTCGTTTAAGAGTACTTTCTTGATTAAGGCCTCGCCCAGTTAATATCTCACCACTACATAGTGCCTCAAAGACCGCCTCAGCTTGCTTCTCACGAAGCATATCTTGACGTTTGGATGATCCAGCTACCATATTCACCAAGTAACTCATTACGACATAAAGTTCTTCTAcatatgtatgtttttttttgccACAGCCACAACAGCTAGCTGCAGTTGATGAGCAAACCAGTGGACAAAATACGCGCAGTCATTATCTTTCAAAATCAGTGCCTTTAGACCATTATACTCACCTCGCATATTGCTTGCCCCCTCATAACCTTGACCTCGTAATTTGGAAATGCTCAATCCATGTCGAGAAAAGAAATCATCCAAAATTGGCAGTTGTACAAGTGACGTGTTCGATTCCTACGAAACGCTCAATTACATGACCTTTGTGCACATATCTCAAAACAATAACCAGCTGTTCTTTTGATGATATATCTTTAGATTCATCTAAGACTAGAGTAAATGGTCCATCCCCGAGTTCTTTAATAATTTCACTTAATATTTCAGAAGAGAAGCACTTGGTTATATCTTTTTGAATATCTGATGTTATTAACTTTTGGTTACCTGGAGCATTCTCTAGTACAACGGCTTTAATTTCTTCATTATTATCTGCCAACCATTTTAAGATCTCTATAAAGTTTCCTCTGTTGAGAGAAGCTTCAGTTTCATCATGTCCACGAAATGCAAGCCCCTATCGTAAAAGAAATCGAACACAGTTAATCGATGCCCTCAACCTTTTCCTATTATCCCTTTTCTCTTCCTCCGACAGTTTTTCAATAATTGCATCAATGTGTTGTTTCCTATTCATTTACGCCTCACAATTTTTCAAATCCTTATTATGTGCACTTTTTGGCCCCCCAATATGTAGTTGTAGCCTTTCTTTCTTCCTCCAACCTCTAAATCCTTTTCCCACAAAGGAATCACCACTACCAGCTCTAAACAAATAACAACAAAGACAAAACACCGCCTCTGTCGAAATGTTATATTCCAACCAACTTGGGTGCTCATTGAACCAAGAGCCTCAGAACTTTCTTGGCATGCCACCAGATATTCTTGTTGGATAGGTGTGCTTTTTTGGCTGACAAGGACCTCTTTGTAGGTAAGCTCTTCGAACTCGGTCTCTGATATTGGGATCATAATCAAATATTGGAGTTCGCAGTCCTGGATCCGAAGGTAAACTTGCCAGTAAGTTTTCATTCACATCGTTTTCAACTGCGCAGGACGGTGCTACATTCTGGGCACTTGAACTCTCAGCATGAATTACATGATTTCGCGTTGTAGAACGCAGGTTTGAGACAAAAGGTGCTGTTGTAGCATTGTTGTCTCTATTTTTTCTCTGGAAGTACCTAAGCATTTTTGTCTGAAAACCACAAACAAAATTTCATTAGCCTCACTACAATATTAAATACCAATGAGTTACAAAGAATACAATTGGTCTCTATGATTATTAAGCCTCACTAGTCACTACAAACAGGAAACACAAAGGCCAAAGCACTACAGTACTATGAttattaaagaaaaagaaaaaaaaaaagattgaatcaAATGTTATTGTAAACACTATGGAATTACAGAACCATGAAAAATAAGCAACTAAATGTGTTAATCCAAAACTAAACCCATATATCATAACACCTATGCCTACACACATCCAAAGTATTTGCGATTTTTTGCTGTAGTTTAGAAATGACTATAACACCGAACTTAGATTCTTACAGGAACTGTCAATCAACTTGAGCTTAAACTCTTCCAACACACATCCATAAATCTATTCACACAATGGAATAAATTAAACACTATTCACACAAGTTTTAATAAAAAGAGCAACAATAGATAAAACAAATTGGATACACATTTCTTCCCTAATTAACAGATCTTGAGGAGTCGAGGTATTGGATactaaaattgaaatcaaaacccATTATATCTAATTCCCAAAGCCAGCATCCACAATATCTCAAAAATTGATGACAATTATAGAAATCAGGACAAAGTTTCACTCACTAACATAATGATTATAAGCCACGAAACACAATTTTAAGTAGTAATCACTAATCAACTTAATTTTCTTACCACAGCAAAACAAAGCAATGACACCCACTGGCTGTTTGTAAAATTGCAGTATCACTTTTCCCTTAAAATTGATCAATTTCatcaaacctaaaaaaaaaatcgaaaacccACCATAATAATAATCCCAAATTTCATCAATCAGTAAGAAAATATACATAAATTAAGTGattcaagaagaaaaatatcaaaaattagaGTATCTAGGAGGTAGGAGTAAAAATCCGTACTTGGAAATTGAATTGATGCAGACGGAGACTGATTAATGTTTAGTTGTTCATATAAACCATATACGAACCACAAATATAAGAAAATCATCGTGATTTCAGCAGATTTTCTCCCAATTTTCCTTCATTCTAGGGCAGTTTTAGTTCGTGGAAGTGAGTTATGCGCAGGAATATGGCTGAAATTAGTTTCAGAAGCATATCTATTCCAAGTTTTGGCGTTAATAGAGAGGGGGCACGAAGCTAAATCTGGTGAATATTACacgagattatttttttttagaaaatttagGGGGGCCAGTGACCCCACTGGCCCCAGTGTAGATTCTCCACTGTATACGCACGCACACATACTCGTCTTGGTAGATCAATCTTGTCTACTCTTCCTTGAACAAATTGGTATCCAATTCCTTGGTAAAATCTTCCAGCATTTTGTTTAAGTATGTTGGATCAGAATCATCTGTGTTCGCTTTCTCATATTGTACAGATCACTTCACAAGACAATTATAGTTCCCATCCCTCTGTATTGGTGTGATAGTAATTAAGTGTGCTAGACAAACTTGTAAAACCATTTGTGAGTTCTCCTTCAAAACCTGTGAAAGTTATTGACATGTTTTTATGGTCCACCGCAGTTACCTTGTCTTTCTTCATGGCGGAAGAAGGCTTATCTCCTGTAATATCATAAATAAATTTGGCTAAGAGTCGGATGGATTACTGAGCAAAAGGAAAACGATTGGATGTCTTACAGGCCTTACGTACCACGTACATAGTCCCAAATAAATACACTTCCCACACGAACATCACCGTCTCCAGGGAGAATTTGGACATTGTGGATCATTTGCAGAACATATTTTGGAAGCTTGGCTGCATCACGAGTCATCATAGCATATAATTCCTCTGCGCAGCACTTAGCTTTATATTCAAACTCAAGGTTATGAGCCATTACAGCAAATAGTTGTATGAAAATAAACGGTAGAAATTGCAGATATAGATAGCTAGCTAGTTTGACCCGATGATCTTGTTACGTCAGTCGCTCGGTGAAGGGAATGAAAATGCTATTCGGGTTTATATAGCCCAAACTGATGCTAATGTGAACATATGACTAAAGAACATGATTCGATTATACATTGATTGACAACAAAAATTATTCAAGGACCACAATGGGGCACTGACTAAAGCAGCTACTGGGGTTTTACAGAGCTGTGACTATAACCATGCGTTCAAAGGGATGCGTGCATAAAAATGGGGTTCCGGCTACAAGGTGGTTTTTTCATTATTGCATACACTCCCTTAAATTTAATCCACAAAATGCTGCGCTAAATATTCCAACTTATCCACAAAATGCTGCACTATTATTCCAACTTTATGCATAGAATATAGAAATCGGACCATACTAAGTGGTTGACCATCTATATGATAATCTTTTGGATATATTCCTGCTCTATACCTTTCTTTTGGAAAAGGAAAAATTGATGTTGGATATATTCAATAACGTTGCGTTTCGTTTGCTGCTACGCGAAGGTTCTTGGGGGCGATTACCTCACTTGGT encodes the following:
- the LOC113309659 gene encoding uncharacterized protein LOC113309659, whose protein sequence is MSYLVNMVAGSSKRQDMLREKQAEAVFEALCSGEILTGRGLNQESTLKRAGDTRWDSHHNTIASLINIFSSVITLLEYLAVDSDKKFEAKVLLDSLQNFNFIFSLHLMKKILRITNDLSKALQKKDQDIFNAMKLVTICRERLQIMRDNEWDSLLSEVSSFSARHRIKVPDMNDVFQREGRPRRNTQEVTNLYHYQVEYLYTVIDMQLQELNNRFTETNTELLLSVACLSPRDSFSRFDKDKLIHFARFYPRDFSPTQLVLLEDQLLNYIADVRSSNDFSELNGITDLAIKMVETKKDEVYPLVYLLLTLALLLPVATSTVERVFSSMKIVKNRLRNRLGDERLNDILICYIESHLCDLIGDDIVMKRFQNMCSRRGQT